The Toxoplasma gondii ME49 chromosome XII, whole genome shotgun sequence genome includes a region encoding these proteins:
- a CDS encoding histone H2AZ (encoded by transcript TGME49_300200~Gene product name based on ToxoDB Community Expert Annotation.) — protein MDGAGKVGGKVGGKVGGKVGGMGKGGKGKSGSGKGKKAPLSRAARAGLQFPVGRVHRMLKSRISSEGRVGSTAAVYASAILEYLTAEVLELAGNASKDLKVKRITPRHLQLAIRGDEELDTLIKATIAGGGVIPHIHKSLMTKGPSTQPMKKAKK, from the exons ATGGACGGAGCTGGCAAAGTAGGCGGAAAGGTTGGAGGAAAAGTGGGTGGAAAGGTCGGTGGTATGGGAAAGGGAGGCAAGGGAAAGAGTGGAAGCGGCAAAGGCAAGAAggctcctctttctcgcgctgccAGAGCCGGTTTGCAGTTCCCCGTCGGACGCGTTCACCGTATGCTCAAGAGCCGCATCAGCTCTGAAG GTCGTGTCGGCTCGACTGCGGCTGTCTACGCATCGGCTATTCTCGAGTACCTCACCGCCGAAGTTCTCGAGTTGGCGGGAAACGCCAGCAAGGATCTCAAAGTGAAAAGAATTACTCCCCGTCACTTGCAACTTGCCATTAGAG GTGACGAAGAGTTGGATACTCTGATCAAGGCCACTATTGCCGGTGGTGGTGTCATCCCGCACATCCACAAGTCGCTGATGACAAAGGGACCGTCCACTCAGCCGATGAAGAAGGCCAAAAAATAA